A single Methanocaldococcus bathoardescens DNA region contains:
- a CDS encoding DUF2226 domain-containing protein, whose translation MIKVVEGELIKTLTDGKLEDIVTELGTGYILILLKDNNKLHEGCIFVEDGEIVGYFYTDNESTEICGNAEKVLELLNHENKIIELYRYDKDKLNLMKWLYPEIFVIKKTEKRESKEEKKTEESGEEKYLNIKLNIPLDVPIAVNVKDFEAYLNDNKYIVINVYRKISGMFENGYIIYKGKTPIAAAYECNYGVLLGEDAYKKIEQMLNDENTVIDVYEYDEKKLNVLLDVYPEMKIEDEKKEIKKEIDRVDRTDSVSISETNDVLGKVGEEEVELSREELLKKLGLTEPDEEWVETILEDFIRPSDEELQELKKKIEREIIENVKNIDGVDDVKPDINVKWENGRYFIFGDVNVKRKRILGIIKKDVEPSIVKFEIDKVIKKNISKYTSRISINIE comes from the coding sequence AAGACAATAATAAACTACATGAGGGTTGTATATTTGTTGAAGATGGAGAAATCGTTGGATATTTTTATACTGACAATGAATCAACTGAAATTTGTGGAAATGCTGAAAAAGTTCTTGAATTGCTGAATCATGAAAATAAGATTATAGAACTTTATAGATATGACAAAGATAAGTTAAATTTAATGAAATGGCTATATCCGGAAATATTTGTAATAAAGAAAACTGAAAAAAGAGAAAGTAAGGAAGAAAAGAAAACAGAAGAAAGTGGTGAGGAAAAATACCTAAACATAAAGTTGAATATCCCATTAGATGTTCCTATTGCAGTGAATGTGAAAGATTTTGAGGCATATCTGAATGATAATAAATATATTGTTATAAATGTATATAGAAAAATATCTGGAATGTTTGAAAACGGTTATATCATATATAAAGGAAAAACTCCTATAGCAGCGGCTTATGAATGCAATTATGGAGTTTTACTTGGGGAAGATGCATATAAAAAGATAGAGCAGATGTTAAATGATGAAAATACAGTTATTGATGTGTATGAATATGATGAAAAGAAGTTAAATGTTTTATTGGATGTATATCCGGAGATGAAGATTGAAGATGAAAAGAAAGAAATTAAAAAAGAAATAGATAGAGTAGATAGAACAGATAGTGTTTCTATATCTGAAACTAATGATGTTTTAGGCAAAGTTGGAGAGGAAGAAGTTGAGTTATCAAGAGAAGAGCTACTAAAAAAATTAGGGTTAACAGAACCAGATGAGGAATGGGTAGAAACGATATTAGAAGATTTTATTAGACCTAGTGATGAGGAACTACAAGAATTGAAGAAAAAAATAGAAAGAGAAATAATTGAAAATGTTAAAAATATTGATGGTGTTGATGATGTTAAGCCAGATATAAATGTTAAATGGGAAAATGGAAGATACTTTATATTTGGAGATGTTAATGTAAAAAGAAAGAGAATTTTGGGGATTATTAAAAAAGATGTAGAACCCTCAATCGTTAAATTTGAAATTGATAAGGTAATTAAGAAAAATATTTCAAAGTATACGTCAAGAATATCAATTAATATTGAGTAA
- a CDS encoding roadblock/LC7 domain-containing protein produces the protein MDEGILFLILFILGVAIGVGIYYYREKEKKKTYKLIEMEIIENLKELKPYVAPDESKEYTKEFDLVEVALSYDIEDIIVVNDEGLVIASTLKDADNVGAIGLGIFEYIKKFHDNVKKIIIQRDEEYIHIYPLKLHGENLYVIIESKIMLEVVEEREILRRIYDVLKKYFANVETIEKEIPEEGQSILNV, from the coding sequence ATGGATGAGGGAATATTATTTTTAATTTTATTTATATTGGGGGTGGCTATTGGAGTTGGGATTTATTACTATAGGGAGAAAGAAAAAAAGAAAACGTATAAGCTTATTGAAATGGAAATTATTGAAAACCTTAAAGAATTAAAACCTTACGTGGCCCCAGATGAAAGTAAGGAATATACAAAGGAGTTTGATTTGGTGGAAGTAGCCCTCTCTTACGATATAGAAGATATTATTGTTGTTAATGATGAAGGTTTGGTTATTGCATCTACGTTAAAGGATGCGGATAATGTTGGAGCTATCGGACTTGGAATATTTGAATATATTAAAAAATTCCATGACAATGTTAAAAAGATTATAATACAGAGAGATGAGGAATACATCCATATATATCCGTTAAAACTTCATGGTGAAAATTTATACGTTATTATAGAATCAAAAATTATGCTTGAAGTTGTAGAAGAGAGAGAAATTCTTAGAAGAATATATGATGTTCTTAAAAAGTATTTTGCAAATGTTGAAACTATAGAAAAAGAAATCCCTGAAGAGGGGCAATCAATATTAAATGTTTAA
- a CDS encoding MBL fold metallo-hydrolase has product MVLLKFHGGCQQIGMSCVEVETQKGRVLLDCGMTPDSGEIPKVDDKAIDAVIISHAHLDHCGAIPFYKFKKIYCTHPTADLMFITWRDTLNLTKAYEEKDIQQAMESIECLNYYEEKQITDDIKFKFYNAGHILGSASIYLEADGKKIFYTGDINEGVSRTLLPADTDIDEIDVLIIESTYGSPLDIKPARKTLEKQLIDEIAETIENGGKVIIPVFAIGRAQEILLIINNYMRSGNLKEVPIYTDGSLIHATAVYMSYINWLNPKIKNMVENRINPFGEVKKADENLVFNKEPCIIVSTSGMVQGGPVLKYLKLLKDPKNKLILTGYQAEGTLGRELEEGAKEIQPFKNKIPVRGKVVKIEFSAHGDYNSLVRYIKKIPKPEKAIVMHGERYQSLSFAMTIWKTLKIPTFVPVKGTILPI; this is encoded by the coding sequence ATGGTTTTATTAAAATTTCATGGTGGTTGTCAGCAAATTGGGATGAGTTGTGTTGAAGTAGAAACGCAGAAAGGAAGGGTGTTGTTAGATTGTGGTATGACTCCAGATTCTGGTGAGATTCCTAAAGTAGATGATAAGGCAATAGATGCAGTTATTATCTCTCATGCCCATCTTGACCACTGTGGAGCTATCCCATTCTATAAATTTAAAAAGATTTATTGCACACATCCAACAGCTGATTTAATGTTTATAACTTGGAGAGATACTTTAAATTTAACAAAAGCTTATGAAGAAAAAGATATTCAGCAGGCAATGGAAAGTATTGAATGTTTAAATTATTACGAAGAGAAGCAGATTACTGATGATATAAAATTCAAATTCTACAATGCAGGGCACATATTGGGAAGTGCTTCCATATACTTAGAGGCAGATGGAAAAAAAATTTTCTACACTGGAGATATAAATGAAGGAGTTTCAAGAACTCTACTTCCAGCAGATACAGATATCGATGAGATTGATGTCCTAATTATAGAATCTACCTACGGCTCTCCGTTAGATATAAAGCCAGCAAGGAAAACATTAGAAAAGCAGTTAATTGATGAGATAGCAGAGACAATAGAAAATGGAGGAAAAGTAATAATTCCAGTTTTTGCTATTGGTAGGGCTCAAGAAATACTGCTGATTATAAACAACTATATGAGAAGTGGGAATTTAAAGGAAGTGCCAATATATACTGATGGTTCTTTAATTCATGCTACTGCTGTTTATATGAGTTATATAAATTGGCTAAATCCAAAAATAAAAAATATGGTTGAGAATAGGATTAATCCATTTGGTGAAGTAAAAAAAGCAGATGAGAATTTAGTGTTTAATAAAGAACCATGTATTATTGTCTCAACTTCAGGAATGGTTCAAGGAGGGCCTGTATTAAAATATCTAAAATTATTAAAAGATCCAAAAAATAAGCTAATATTAACTGGTTATCAGGCAGAGGGAACATTAGGAAGGGAATTAGAAGAAGGAGCTAAAGAAATCCAGCCATTTAAAAATAAAATCCCTGTAAGAGGGAAAGTTGTTAAAATAGAGTTTTCAGCTCATGGAGATTACAACTCCTTAGTAAGATATATAAAAAAGATTCCTAAGCCAGAAAAGGCAATAGTCATGCATGGGGAGAGGTATCAATCACTATCATTTGCAATGACTATCTGGAAAACTTTGAAAATCCCAACTTTTGTTCCAGTTAAGGGAACAATACTACCAATTTAA
- the ilvN gene encoding acetolactate synthase small subunit, with protein MEHRHVISALVLNKPGVLQRISGLFTRRGFNISSITVGITENPQISRVTIVVNGDDKILEQVIKQLNKLIDVIKVSELEEKKSVQRELCLIKIYAPTESAKSQVIQYTSIFRGNVVDLSPESLIVEITGSEDKINAFIELVKPLGIKEMARTGITALARGPKVLKPKS; from the coding sequence ATGGAACATAGGCATGTCATTTCCGCATTAGTTTTAAACAAACCTGGTGTCTTACAGAGGATTTCAGGATTATTTACAAGGAGAGGGTTTAATATTTCAAGTATTACAGTTGGAATAACAGAGAATCCACAAATTTCAAGGGTTACAATAGTTGTTAATGGTGATGATAAGATATTAGAGCAGGTTATCAAACAACTCAACAAATTAATTGATGTTATAAAGGTTAGTGAGTTAGAGGAAAAGAAATCTGTTCAGAGAGAACTCTGCCTAATAAAAATATATGCACCAACAGAGAGTGCTAAATCTCAAGTTATTCAATACACAAGCATATTTAGAGGAAATGTTGTTGATTTAAGCCCTGAATCTTTAATTGTTGAAATAACAGGTAGTGAAGATAAGATAAATGCATTTATTGAGTTAGTTAAACCATTAGGAATTAAGGAAATGGCAAGAACTGGAATAACTGCATTAGCAAGAGGACCTAAGGTCTTAAAGCCAAAGAGCTAA
- the gatB gene encoding Asp-tRNA(Asn)/Glu-tRNA(Gln) amidotransferase subunit GatB has product MDDVKMKCGLEIHVQIDTKSKLFCNCSTNYLDAEPNTNVCPVCLGLPGAKPFPPNKKAVEVAIMVAKMLGCKIVVDKDIYFQRKHYDYPDLPSGYQRTSTPIGIDGEFMGIGIAEVHLEEDPGQYNPSLGIVDYNRSGTPLIEIVTKPDIKSPEEAREFLKQLMTLFRYLGCLRGEGTMRADVNISIEYMGVQGNRVEVKNINSIKGVYKVLKYEVIRQKNIIKRGGEIKRETRAFLESQMITKAMRSKETAEDYRYIPDPDIQPIVISEEWVKEIEEKMPETPLAKKKRFIEEYGIDEEDAKVLVSDLDMAEMFEEVVKSLGVNEENVDLAVTWIRNELRRSLQYHKVDLYESGVKAEHIVELIKLIKEGVISQKIAKEIVDLLVINRGSKMPKQIVEELGLTVIKDEDALVKAVEEAIKNNPKAVNDYLSGKKEALNFLMGQVMRLTRGRAEPKRVIELLKERLDK; this is encoded by the coding sequence ATGGATGATGTTAAAATGAAATGTGGGTTGGAGATACACGTTCAAATTGATACAAAATCAAAATTGTTCTGTAATTGTTCAACAAACTATTTAGATGCTGAACCAAACACAAATGTTTGTCCGGTTTGCTTAGGTTTGCCTGGAGCAAAGCCATTTCCACCAAATAAAAAGGCAGTAGAAGTTGCTATAATGGTAGCAAAGATGCTTGGCTGTAAGATAGTTGTTGATAAAGATATATACTTCCAAAGAAAGCATTATGATTATCCTGATTTACCAAGCGGTTATCAGAGAACTTCAACCCCTATTGGAATAGATGGAGAGTTTATGGGTATTGGAATTGCTGAAGTTCACTTAGAAGAAGACCCTGGGCAATACAACCCAAGCTTGGGTATTGTAGATTATAACAGAAGTGGAACACCATTAATTGAGATTGTTACAAAGCCAGATATAAAAAGCCCAGAAGAAGCGAGAGAGTTTTTAAAACAATTAATGACCTTATTTAGATACCTTGGCTGTTTGAGAGGAGAAGGGACAATGAGGGCTGATGTAAACATTTCCATTGAATATATGGGGGTTCAGGGGAATAGAGTTGAGGTTAAAAACATTAATTCAATTAAAGGAGTTTATAAAGTTCTAAAATATGAAGTAATTAGGCAGAAGAATATTATTAAGAGAGGAGGGGAAATTAAGAGGGAAACAAGAGCATTCTTAGAGAGTCAGATGATAACCAAGGCAATGAGAAGTAAAGAGACAGCTGAAGATTACAGATACATTCCAGACCCAGACATTCAGCCAATAGTTATCTCTGAAGAGTGGGTTAAGGAAATAGAGGAAAAGATGCCAGAAACACCATTAGCTAAGAAAAAGAGGTTTATTGAAGAATATGGTATAGATGAAGAAGATGCTAAGGTATTAGTTTCTGACTTAGATATGGCTGAGATGTTTGAAGAAGTTGTTAAATCTTTAGGAGTTAATGAAGAGAACGTTGATTTGGCAGTTACATGGATTAGAAATGAGTTAAGAAGGTCTTTACAGTATCACAAAGTAGATTTATATGAAAGTGGAGTTAAAGCAGAGCATATAGTAGAGTTAATAAAACTAATTAAAGAAGGAGTTATATCTCAAAAAATAGCTAAAGAGATTGTAGATTTGTTGGTTATAAATAGAGGAAGTAAGATGCCAAAACAGATAGTTGAAGAGCTTGGATTAACAGTAATTAAAGATGAAGATGCTTTAGTTAAAGCGGTTGAAGAGGCTATTAAAAACAATCCAAAAGCAGTTAATGATTATCTAAGTGGTAAGAAAGAGGCGTTGAACTTCTTAATGGGACAAGTAATGAGATTAACAAGAGGAAGGGCAGAGCCAAAGAGAGTTATTGAGTTATTGAAAGAGAGATTGGATAAATAA
- a CDS encoding DUF128 domain-containing protein: protein MADLDRKLIEILDILSKSKEPVGAKIIAKELNKRGYKIGERAVRYHLKLLDGMKLTKKVGYAGRVITERGLEELEKANISYRLGSIYSNILEKTISANYRFGYVVINRCQVYADFNDVLKIIKSVYESGLAVGDRVGVMDREKFVEINTLCSLNFDNVLLQNGIFPLHVCAGIVKYEDGKPVEFKEIIKYKSTSIDPLRAFIEKKETDVMGIIENGEGYLPANFRCFGVEFLERFKSILEKDELKCIISYGTENVLGLDVGDDKVGVALIGGLTPIAPFVENNYYVEISPMSSIVRLESLHKVKKNPRDIVTKKANIRIKTALSKMFNAMAKVTYDIDEGDGDVVVNTAFIDKKYIDEALDLLKEAYKKGLGISDRFGIVEEGNKIKIQTVCAVTLDGIFLRNSVPVIPRYGGVLEITEDKERFIDIIGYDGSSLDPHEVFFNSVDCEKTFLAGFREVHRVAREKLEEVLKRLDWNGIKTIGEPNNELYGINVNKDMCGVVTIGGINPLVLLKENEIPIELRAMHEVVKFSDLKSYEDI from the coding sequence ATGGCAGACCTTGATAGAAAATTAATTGAGATTTTAGATATTTTATCTAAATCAAAAGAACCAGTAGGGGCTAAGATTATAGCTAAAGAACTTAATAAAAGAGGTTATAAAATTGGAGAAAGGGCTGTGAGATATCATTTAAAGTTATTGGACGGAATGAAATTAACAAAAAAAGTAGGATATGCTGGGAGAGTTATAACTGAGAGGGGTTTAGAAGAGTTAGAGAAGGCAAATATATCTTATAGATTGGGAAGTATTTACTCAAATATATTGGAAAAGACAATATCTGCCAACTACAGGTTTGGTTATGTAGTTATCAATAGATGCCAGGTTTATGCTGACTTTAATGATGTTTTAAAAATTATTAAAAGTGTCTATGAATCTGGCTTGGCTGTTGGAGATAGAGTTGGAGTTATGGATAGAGAAAAATTTGTGGAGATAAATACCCTCTGCTCACTAAACTTTGATAATGTATTATTACAAAATGGAATTTTCCCACTTCATGTGTGTGCTGGAATTGTTAAGTATGAAGATGGAAAGCCAGTAGAATTTAAAGAAATCATAAAATATAAATCCACATCAATAGACCCATTGAGAGCATTCATTGAAAAGAAAGAAACTGATGTTATGGGAATTATAGAGAATGGAGAGGGTTATTTACCAGCAAACTTTAGATGCTTTGGAGTTGAGTTTTTGGAAAGATTTAAAAGTATTTTAGAGAAGGATGAATTAAAATGTATTATTAGTTATGGAACAGAGAATGTTCTTGGGTTGGATGTTGGAGATGATAAAGTTGGAGTAGCTTTGATTGGAGGTTTAACACCAATAGCCCCATTTGTTGAAAACAACTATTATGTAGAAATATCTCCAATGTCATCAATTGTTAGATTGGAATCTCTACACAAAGTTAAAAAGAATCCAAGAGACATTGTGACGAAGAAGGCAAATATAAGGATAAAAACTGCATTATCAAAAATGTTCAATGCAATGGCAAAGGTAACTTATGATATAGATGAAGGAGATGGGGATGTTGTAGTAAATACTGCATTTATTGATAAAAAGTATATTGATGAGGCATTGGATTTATTAAAAGAAGCATATAAAAAAGGTTTAGGAATATCTGATAGATTTGGAATTGTTGAAGAAGGCAATAAAATAAAAATTCAAACAGTCTGTGCAGTAACCTTGGATGGAATATTTTTAAGAAATTCAGTCCCTGTAATTCCAAGGTATGGAGGGGTATTAGAAATTACTGAAGATAAGGAGAGATTTATTGATATAATTGGTTATGATGGTTCATCATTAGATCCACATGAGGTTTTCTTTAATTCTGTTGATTGTGAAAAAACATTTTTAGCAGGATTTAGAGAAGTGCATAGAGTTGCAAGAGAAAAATTAGAAGAAGTTTTAAAGAGATTAGATTGGAATGGTATTAAAACTATAGGAGAACCAAACAATGAGCTTTATGGTATTAATGTAAATAAAGATATGTGTGGAGTTGTAACAATAGGCGGAATAAATCCGTTAGTATTGTTAAAAGAGAATGAAATACCAATTGAGTTAAGAGCTATGCATGAAGTTGTTAAATTTTCAGATTTAAAGAGTTATGAAGATATTTAA
- a CDS encoding TIGR03576 family pyridoxal phosphate-dependent enzyme → MLSDYEELLRLEKARKIILEILNKNGRNALYDLSGLSGGFLIEDKDKDLLNTYIGASYFTEKVNEYGLKHLGGSEDDKCVAFNRTSSAILATILALKPKKVIHYLPELPGHPSIERSCKIINAEYFESDNVNEILNKIDKDTLVIITGSTMDLKVIELESFKKVIDMAKNKGAIVFVDDASGARIRLLFNQPPALKLGADLVVTSTDKLMEGPRGGLLAGKKELVNRIYIEGTKFGLEAQPPLLAGIYRALKNFDLKRIKNAFERAKNFDLSKIEQLNKELKEVDENIEIVYEKTPTGFVIKRVHRNDEINIKKLVEIGFNLLEGYRIITITVAGMPGASKSLRIDLTSKDAERIDDNYIINAITESIKLAFKNM, encoded by the coding sequence ATGCTCTCCGATTATGAAGAGCTTTTAAGATTAGAAAAAGCAAGAAAAATTATTTTAGAAATATTGAATAAAAATGGTAGAAATGCATTATATGACCTAAGTGGATTATCCGGAGGATTTTTGATAGAAGATAAAGATAAAGATTTACTAAATACATATATTGGAGCATCTTATTTTACAGAAAAGGTTAATGAATATGGTCTCAAACATTTAGGTGGAAGTGAAGATGATAAATGTGTTGCTTTTAATAGAACTTCATCTGCAATTTTAGCTACCATATTAGCATTAAAACCAAAAAAAGTTATCCATTATCTACCAGAACTGCCAGGACATCCATCAATAGAGAGAAGTTGCAAAATAATTAACGCTGAGTATTTTGAATCTGATAATGTGAACGAAATTTTAAATAAAATAGATAAAGATACTTTGGTTATTATCACAGGCTCTACAATGGATTTAAAAGTTATTGAACTTGAAAGCTTTAAAAAAGTTATTGATATGGCTAAGAATAAAGGAGCTATTGTTTTTGTTGATGATGCTTCTGGAGCAAGAATTAGGTTGCTATTTAACCAACCGCCTGCATTAAAGTTAGGGGCTGATTTAGTAGTTACAAGCACAGATAAACTTATGGAGGGTCCGAGAGGAGGGTTATTAGCTGGAAAAAAGGAACTTGTTAATAGAATATATATTGAAGGAACCAAGTTTGGTTTAGAAGCACAACCACCATTATTAGCTGGTATATATAGAGCTTTAAAAAACTTTGACTTAAAAAGAATCAAAAATGCATTTGAAAGAGCTAAAAACTTTGATTTATCTAAGATTGAACAATTAAATAAAGAACTTAAAGAAGTTGATGAGAATATAGAGATTGTATATGAAAAAACACCAACAGGATTTGTGATAAAGAGAGTTCATAGAAATGATGAGATAAATATCAAAAAACTTGTTGAGATTGGATTTAACTTGTTAGAAGGGTATAGAATTATAACCATAACTGTAGCTGGTATGCCTGGGGCAAGTAAAAGTTTAAGGATTGACTTAACATCAAAAGATGCTGAAAGAATTGATGACAACTATATTATCAACGCTATTACTGAATCAATAAAATTAGCTTTTAAAAATATGTAA
- a CDS encoding DUF2098 domain-containing protein, with amino-acid sequence MDEIDIKVGDYVVYINTGTKGRVVDIRKDENGDVWVVLDNNLMYRPHLLRVIDKSKMTERKDDIDEVVRKLEKEELEEGKLTDIDLGDACGAG; translated from the coding sequence ATGGATGAAATTGACATTAAAGTTGGAGATTATGTAGTTTATATCAATACAGGAACAAAAGGAAGAGTTGTAGATATAAGAAAGGATGAAAATGGCGATGTTTGGGTTGTATTAGATAACAATTTAATGTATAGACCTCACTTATTGAGGGTCATTGATAAATCAAAGATGACAGAAAGAAAAGACGATATTGACGAAGTCGTTAGAAAATTAGAAAAAGAAGAATTAGAAGAAGGAAAATTGACAGATATAGATTTAGGAGATGCATGTGGAGCTGGATAA